One window from the genome of Pseudonocardia hierapolitana encodes:
- a CDS encoding MFS transporter produces the protein MSASSVGRGVRQPSSVRRVVVASLVGTSLEWYDFFIYGTAAALVFNQLFFPTFDPLVGTLLAFTTFAVGFVARPLGGIVFGHYGDKVGRKNVLVATLLLMGIATFLIGLMPTYATIGVWAPILLVLLRFLQGLGLGGEWGGAVLMTLESGDRSKRGLNASWPQVGVPIGLLLANGMLSLMAAVSSDEAFLAWGWRVPFLLSGVLVLVGLWIRLTIAESPAFEQVEAKQEKARAPIVDVLRSYPRQVLLAIGARVGVDVVFYLFVLFITTYIVTYLGLPQSYALNAVLIAATFQVVFIPLFGALSDRIGRRPVYLAGAIGAAAWTFAFFALLDTGSFALIVLAAVVALLLHAAMYGPQASFIAEMFPTQVRYSGASMGYQLAGVIGGALAPIIATALLSRYDTSLVVSLYAVVVLAITIMCVVIARETAKADLDAEDAAFHTRVRRTRPD, from the coding sequence ATGTCAGCATCGTCTGTCGGTCGGGGAGTGCGGCAGCCGTCGTCGGTGCGTCGGGTGGTCGTCGCGAGCCTGGTGGGCACCTCCCTCGAGTGGTACGACTTCTTCATCTACGGCACCGCCGCCGCGCTGGTGTTCAACCAGCTGTTCTTCCCGACCTTCGACCCGCTCGTCGGCACCCTGCTGGCCTTCACGACGTTCGCCGTTGGGTTCGTGGCACGGCCGCTGGGCGGGATCGTCTTCGGGCACTACGGCGACAAGGTGGGGCGCAAGAACGTCCTGGTCGCCACGCTCCTGCTGATGGGCATCGCGACGTTCCTGATCGGGCTGATGCCCACCTACGCCACGATCGGGGTGTGGGCGCCGATCCTGCTCGTCCTCCTGCGCTTCCTGCAGGGGCTCGGGCTCGGCGGCGAGTGGGGCGGCGCCGTCCTGATGACGCTCGAGTCTGGCGATCGCAGCAAGCGCGGCCTCAACGCGAGCTGGCCGCAGGTCGGCGTGCCGATCGGGCTGCTGCTCGCCAACGGCATGCTCTCGCTGATGGCGGCGGTCAGCTCGGACGAGGCCTTCCTGGCCTGGGGGTGGCGGGTCCCGTTCCTGCTCAGCGGGGTGCTCGTGCTGGTAGGGCTGTGGATCCGGTTGACGATCGCGGAGAGTCCCGCGTTCGAGCAGGTCGAGGCGAAGCAGGAGAAGGCGCGGGCCCCGATCGTCGACGTGCTGCGCAGCTACCCGCGGCAGGTTCTGCTGGCCATCGGTGCGCGGGTCGGCGTGGACGTGGTGTTCTACTTGTTCGTCCTGTTCATCACCACCTACATTGTGACCTACCTCGGCCTGCCGCAGAGCTACGCGCTCAATGCCGTGCTGATCGCTGCGACGTTCCAGGTGGTGTTCATCCCGCTGTTCGGGGCGCTGTCCGACCGGATCGGACGCCGCCCCGTCTACCTGGCCGGGGCGATCGGCGCCGCCGCCTGGACGTTCGCGTTCTTCGCGCTGCTCGACACCGGCAGCTTCGCGCTGATCGTCCTCGCCGCGGTGGTGGCGCTGCTGCTGCACGCCGCAATGTACGGGCCGCAGGCGTCGTTCATCGCCGAGATGTTCCCGACCCAGGTGCGCTATAGCGGCGCGTCCATGGGCTACCAGCTGGCAGGTGTGATCGGTGGCGCGCTCGCCCCCATCATCGCGACAGCCCTGCTGAGCAGGTACGACACGTCGCTGGTCGTGTCGCTGTACGCCGTGGTCGTCCTCGCGATCACTATCATGTGCGTCGTCATCGCGCGGGAGACCGCCAAGGCCGATCTGGACGCCGAGGATGCCGCGTTCCACACGCGGGTGCGCCGCACCCGGCCTGACTGA
- a CDS encoding sigma-70 family RNA polymerase sigma factor: MTESTLLDAAVAGNESAYAELVEAHRRALHAHCYRMLGSVHDAEDAVQETLLRAWRSLSSFQGRSSIRSWLYTIATNACLRAIERRPGRVLPIGYGPPADPHRPLGEPLVESIWIEPYPDERLGLDAGPAGPEARYEQRESIELAFIAALQHLPARQRAVLILRDVLGFSGAEVAAALETTPASVYSMLQRAHHTVEDRIPELSQQATLRSLGDERLRAIVDRYVRAWERNDVDAIAAMLTDSATIAMPPTATWYRGRDAVVTGLEKLPLSGRMTWRMTPTRANGQLAVMGHSRDTSGTFVPNHLAVLTLRGSLIDEINAFIIATSH, encoded by the coding sequence CGCCGCCGTCGCGGGGAACGAGAGCGCTTACGCGGAGCTCGTCGAGGCGCACCGCCGTGCGCTGCACGCGCACTGTTACCGGATGCTCGGTTCGGTCCACGATGCCGAGGACGCGGTGCAGGAGACGCTGTTGCGGGCGTGGCGGAGTCTGTCGTCGTTCCAGGGCCGAAGCTCGATTCGTTCGTGGTTGTACACGATCGCGACCAACGCCTGCCTGAGGGCGATCGAGCGCCGACCCGGACGCGTGCTGCCGATCGGCTACGGTCCGCCGGCCGATCCGCACCGTCCGCTCGGCGAGCCGCTCGTCGAATCGATCTGGATCGAGCCCTACCCCGACGAGCGGCTCGGTCTCGACGCCGGGCCGGCCGGCCCGGAGGCGCGGTACGAGCAGCGCGAGAGCATCGAGCTGGCGTTCATCGCAGCGCTGCAGCACCTACCGGCCCGCCAACGGGCGGTGCTGATCTTGCGCGACGTGCTCGGCTTCTCCGGCGCGGAGGTCGCCGCGGCGCTGGAGACGACCCCGGCGTCGGTGTACAGCATGTTGCAGCGCGCCCACCACACCGTCGAGGACCGTATCCCCGAGCTCAGTCAGCAGGCGACACTGCGATCGCTCGGTGACGAGCGGCTGCGAGCGATCGTGGACCGCTACGTCCGGGCTTGGGAGCGGAACGATGTCGACGCGATCGCGGCGATGCTGACCGACAGCGCGACGATCGCGATGCCGCCGACCGCAACGTGGTACCGCGGCCGGGACGCGGTCGTCACCGGCCTCGAGAAACTGCCGCTCAGCGGCCGGATGACGTGGCGGATGACCCCCACCCGCGCCAACGGCCAGCTCGCGGTCATGGGTCACAGCCGAGACACGAGCGGGACCTTCGTGCCGAACCACCTCGCCGTGCTCACGCTCCGCGGCTCGCTGATCGACGAGATCAACGCCTTCATCATCGCAACCAGCCATTGA